One window of the Burkholderia sp. FERM BP-3421 genome contains the following:
- a CDS encoding DUF3142 domain-containing protein encodes MTRVVFAVLLLCARLALAGTVDPAQYDAYWLWAGVKPQAVVHHARALYVLQGQIEASPRDDAQVRFIAQGVAVPPAPNARVWLVYRAHTLRWTPRVTQIMLAQLARWRASGRMIAGIQIDFDARTRHLQDYLAFLRDLRDTLPADCRLSITGLLDWSSRIDTDQVNQLRGIVDEVVVQTYQGRRTIPTYADYLPRVARLQLPFRIGVIEGGEWDAPPYLAANPWFRGYVVFLKNG; translated from the coding sequence GTGACGCGGGTCGTGTTCGCGGTTCTGCTGCTTTGCGCGCGTTTGGCGCTGGCCGGTACGGTCGATCCGGCGCAGTACGATGCGTACTGGTTATGGGCGGGCGTGAAGCCGCAGGCGGTCGTGCACCATGCGCGCGCCCTCTATGTGCTGCAAGGGCAGATCGAGGCGTCGCCCCGGGACGACGCGCAGGTGCGCTTCATCGCGCAGGGCGTCGCGGTGCCGCCCGCGCCGAACGCGCGCGTCTGGCTCGTCTATCGCGCGCATACGCTGCGCTGGACGCCGCGCGTCACGCAGATCATGCTGGCCCAGCTCGCGCGCTGGCGCGCGTCGGGCCGCATGATCGCGGGAATCCAGATCGACTTCGATGCGCGTACGCGTCATCTCCAGGACTATCTGGCGTTCCTGCGCGATCTGCGCGACACCCTGCCCGCCGATTGCCGATTGAGCATCACGGGGCTGCTCGACTGGAGCAGCAGAATCGATACGGATCAGGTCAATCAGCTCAGGGGGATCGTCGACGAGGTCGTCGTGCAGACCTATCAGGGACGCAGGACGATCCCGACTTATGCGGATTACCTTCCGCGCGTCGCAAGGCTGCAACTGCCGTTTCGCATCGGCGTGATCGAAGGGGGAGAGTGGGACGCGCCGCCGTATCTCGCGGCGAATCCGTGGTTCAGGGGGTATGTGGTGTTTTTGAAGAATGGGTGA
- a CDS encoding helix-turn-helix transcriptional regulator — protein sequence MNNHLRALRRELGWSQAEVADRLSVSRQTVNAIETGRYDPSLTLAFSISRLFNKTIEELFEPD from the coding sequence ATGAACAATCATCTTCGAGCGCTCAGGCGCGAATTGGGTTGGTCGCAGGCGGAGGTGGCGGATCGGCTGTCGGTTTCGCGGCAGACGGTGAACGCCATCGAGACCGGGCGATACGATCCGAGCCTGACGCTCGCGTTCTCGATTTCCCGGTTGTTCAACAAGACGATCGAAGAACTGTTCGAGCCGGACTAG
- a CDS encoding zinc-binding dehydrogenase, translated as MSWSGRELRSTIDEHGTLALSLEHVELTEPGDDEVIVRIEATPINPSDIGLLLGPADLSRIESTGSAAAPRSTLAVPPERLTGVAGRISQSLPVGNEGAGTVVAAGKNAAALQGKRVGMYGGGMYADYRKIGVDNVNVLPEGAGAADGASMFINPLTALGFIETARSEGHKAIVHTPAASNLGQMLQRICLADGVPLVNIVRSEEQAAMLRGIGATYVLNSKDEDFSARLTDAIAETGATIAFDAIGGGALGSDILRAMERAAARTPGAYSRYGSTVFKHLYIYGSLDTGPTVLNRGGFGYAWSVSAWLLFNYLGKAGPEVARRLRRRVTDELTTTFASHYTRTIGLAEVLQPDVLRAIDRKATGEKFLIDPSLG; from the coding sequence ATGTCCTGGAGCGGACGCGAACTGCGATCGACGATCGACGAGCACGGCACGCTGGCCTTGTCTCTGGAGCACGTCGAACTGACGGAACCGGGTGATGACGAAGTCATCGTCCGCATCGAAGCGACGCCGATCAACCCCAGCGACATCGGCCTGCTGCTGGGACCGGCTGATCTTTCCCGCATCGAGTCGACCGGCAGCGCCGCCGCGCCCCGGTCCACGCTCGCCGTCCCGCCGGAGCGCCTGACGGGCGTCGCGGGCCGCATCAGCCAGTCGCTGCCCGTCGGCAACGAAGGCGCGGGCACGGTCGTGGCGGCCGGCAAGAACGCGGCCGCCCTGCAGGGCAAACGCGTCGGGATGTATGGCGGCGGCATGTATGCCGACTATCGCAAGATCGGCGTGGACAACGTGAACGTGCTGCCCGAGGGCGCCGGCGCGGCCGACGGCGCGTCGATGTTCATCAACCCGCTCACGGCGCTGGGCTTCATTGAAACCGCCCGCAGCGAGGGCCACAAGGCGATCGTCCACACCCCGGCCGCGTCCAACCTCGGCCAGATGCTGCAGCGGATCTGTCTTGCCGACGGCGTCCCGCTCGTCAATATCGTGCGCTCCGAGGAGCAGGCCGCCATGTTGCGAGGCATCGGCGCGACCTACGTGCTCAACAGCAAGGACGAGGACTTCAGCGCGCGTCTGACCGACGCGATTGCCGAGACCGGCGCAACCATCGCGTTCGATGCGATCGGCGGCGGAGCGCTCGGCAGCGACATCCTGCGGGCGATGGAGCGCGCCGCCGCACGGACCCCGGGCGCCTACAGCCGCTACGGCTCGACCGTGTTCAAGCATCTCTATATCTACGGCAGCCTCGACACGGGGCCGACCGTGCTGAATCGGGGCGGATTCGGCTACGCGTGGAGCGTATCGGCCTGGCTGCTCTTCAACTACCTGGGCAAGGCAGGCCCGGAGGTCGCGCGGCGTCTTCGCCGGCGCGTGACGGACGAGCTGACCACCACCTTCGCCAGTCATTACACGCGCACGATCGGCCTGGCCGAGGTGCTGCAGCCCGACGTGCTGCGCGCGATCGATCGCAAGGCGACCGGCGAGAAATTCCTGATCGATCCCAGTCTCGGCTAG
- a CDS encoding DUF2384 domain-containing protein, which translates to MIDVATASFDQFFTSLHDPDTSAPVLSARRYIAALNIDLRTLAKQAHVHRNTVARAPESESESVQQFLREAIRVIRAATELSGELRRALFWFRNEPLVVFDYQTAETLVAAGRADDVLRYVTSLEAGAAG; encoded by the coding sequence ATGATCGACGTCGCGACCGCCAGCTTCGACCAGTTTTTCACGTCTCTGCACGACCCCGACACCTCCGCGCCCGTGTTGTCCGCGCGGCGCTACATCGCGGCCTTGAATATCGATCTGCGGACGCTGGCCAAGCAAGCGCACGTGCACCGCAATACGGTGGCTCGCGCGCCGGAATCGGAATCGGAATCGGTTCAACAGTTTCTCCGCGAAGCGATCCGCGTGATCCGCGCCGCGACCGAGCTGTCCGGCGAGCTGCGCCGCGCGCTGTTCTGGTTCCGCAACGAACCGCTGGTCGTGTTCGATTACCAGACGGCCGAAACGCTGGTCGCAGCGGGGCGGGCGGACGACGTGCTGCGTTACGTCACGTCGCTGGAAGCCGGTGCGGCCGGATGA
- a CDS encoding RES domain-containing protein: protein MPEWAVAPASGAGAATPGGRASRIGTPALYLALEIATAVAEYQQRSLLPPPGTLVSYRVTAEPVVDLNASGQGVPVDIDALRRRMDEPRSKADLSFVLESCTYVRASRKRYEVVERRLRWRALS, encoded by the coding sequence ATGCCTGAATGGGCCGTCGCTCCCGCGAGCGGCGCCGGTGCGGCGACGCCCGGAGGCCGCGCGAGCCGGATCGGCACGCCGGCCCTCTACCTGGCGCTCGAGATTGCGACGGCAGTAGCCGAATACCAGCAACGCTCACTCTTGCCACCGCCCGGCACGCTGGTCAGCTATCGCGTCACGGCGGAGCCCGTCGTCGACTTAAATGCCTCAGGTCAGGGGGTTCCAGTCGACATCGACGCTTTGAGGCGACGCATGGATGAACCGCGAAGCAAAGCAGATCTCTCGTTTGTGCTGGAGTCGTGCACATATGTCCGAGCGAGCCGGAAAAGATACGAAGTCGTCGAGCGAAGATTACGCTGGCGCGCACTTTCTTAG